One genomic segment of Cinclus cinclus chromosome 33, bCinCin1.1, whole genome shotgun sequence includes these proteins:
- the IQSEC2 gene encoding LOW QUALITY PROTEIN: IQ motif and SEC7 domain-containing protein 2 (The sequence of the model RefSeq protein was modified relative to this genomic sequence to represent the inferred CDS: inserted 2 bases in 1 codon) — MLERKYGGYFRSRRAARTIQAAFRRYRMAQKFERLRSEGGRARRLALPGLRLQFSFEEYDRGPPAPAPGPPPPPPPYFQGKPASLDEGVLGGPRRAPRYGGSCRAGLDGGGGPGEGAAVGGGAGVGGAGSPPRQLSASADFGPGGADLEEAFAQQVKSLAASIDEALGGGRGVPPGAPDPPAGDSAATSASDVTLYLDEGLPGSPRSPERPPSPEPPPDTGGPPPPPAPPPPPPPPANPPGPAERWGGPEEPPRRGPPCLECRGRGAGGGHPPLLTVEPPSDSSADLSDRSDRGSINRGGPYEPEGTGGGTLPRSGPPHRCFHPEGPPPPPPGPPPPPAAEEGSEGDNESLGSSSNSNETLNCSSGSSSRDSLRRPPPPPPPPPTAPPQPPGTAGAPGKATYQREPRQSWDSPALNNDVVQRRQYRIGLNLFNKKPEKGIQYLIERGFLSDTPVGVAHFILERKGLSRQMIGEFLGNRQKQFNRDVLDCVVDEMDFSGMELDEALRKFQSHIRVQGEAQKVERLIEAFSQRYCVCNAALLRQFRNPDTIFILAFAIILLNTDMYSPSVKAERKMKLEDFIKNLRGVDNGEDIPRDMLVGIYQRIQSRELRTNDDHVSQVQAVERMIVGKKPVLSLPHRRLVCCCQLYEVPDPNRPQRLGLHQREVFLFNDLLVVTKIFQKKKILVTYSFRQSFPLVEMHMQLFQNAYYQFGIKLLSAAPGGERKVLIVFNAPSPQDRLRFASDLRESVAEVQEMEKYRVEAELEKQKGVAGPRGAGPPREALNGLSRSSLEEAFGAEGLKRSALSSSLRDLSDSGKRGRRNSVGSLDSTIEGSIISSPRPQARGGPGGPGGAPEGYKPPARPVSNSSSFLGSLFGSRRGKGPXPPPPPGAGGPTSASASSSSASSSHHHHHAPPATSPEGPSKLQALHAQYCHGPGGAAGAGGGPGPPPPPPYPQQPPPPSRPAPPPPLPAIAAGAPPRFHGGPTPPLSAPPQQHGPPGGGFPPPHPHYTLHRPGKRGGAPPGAPRQPLSPLPLYSPAPAHHGLSHAYPPGPPPHHHPPPPPAPAKHFVFGGGGGGGGVGGPAGGALRGGGGGAAPPPHHHHHHHHHHHAPPPHSPIPPHPSYPPLPPPSPHTPLSPHSPAGPTSPLAQAGQGPPKPKGGNRISTVV; from the exons ATGCTGGAACGCAAGTACGGTGGTTATTTCCGCTCTCGGCGCGCGGCGCGGACGATCCAGGCCGCGTTCCGGCGCTACCGCATGGCGCAGAAGTTCGAGCGGCTGCGCAGCGAGGGCGGCCGGGCTCGACGCCTGGCGCTGCCGGGGCTGCGCCTCCAGTTCTCCTTCGAGGAGTACGACCGGGGAcccccggcccccgccccggggccgcccccgccgcccccgccgtaCTTCCAGGGCAAACCGGCCTCGCTGGACGAGGGCGTCCTGGGGGGCCCGCGGCGCGCGCCCCGTTACGGGGGCTCCTGCCGGGCCGGCCTGGATGGGGGCGGAGGTCCCGGCGAGGGGGCGGCGGTGGGGGGGGGTGCCGGGGTGGGGGGCGCGGGAAGCCCCCCCCGGCAGCTCTCGGCGTCGGCCGATTTCGGGCCCGGAGGCGCCGACCTGGAGGAGGCGTTTGCGCAGCAG gtgaAATCCTTGGCCGCCTCCATCGATGAGGCGCTGGGAGGAGGTCGCGGGGTCCCCCCCGGCGCCCCGGACCCCCCCGCGGGGGACAGTGCGGCCACCTCCGCCAGTGACGTCACCCTGTACCTGGACGAGGGGCTCCCCGGCTCCCCCCGGTCCCCCGAGAGACCCCCCAGCCCCGAGCCCCCTCCCGACACCGGGGGGCCGCcacccccgcccgccccgccaccccccccgccgccccccgccaacccccccggcccggccgaaCGCTGGGGGGGCCCCGAGGAGCCCCCCCGGCGGGGCCCCCCGTGCCTGGAATGCCGGGGgcggggggccggggggggACACCCCCCGCTGTTGACGGTGGAGCCCCCGAGCGACAGCTCGGCCGACCTGAGTGACCGCTCCGACCGCGGCTCCATCAACCGGGGGGGTCCCTACGAGCCCGAGGGCACCGGGGGGGGCACCTTACCCCGCTCCGGGCCCCCCCACCGCTGCTTCCACCCCGAGGGGCCACCCCCGCCTCCCCCCGGCCCCCCGCCCCCACCCGCGGCCGAGGAGGGCTCGGAGGGGGACAACGAgagcctgggcagcagctccaaCTCCAACGAGACCCTCAACTGCTCCTCGGGCTCCTCGTCCCGCGACAGCCTGCGCCGgccccccccgccgccccccccgCCGCCCACcgcccccccccagccccccggCACCGCCGGAGCCCCCGGGAAGGCGACGTACCAACGGGAGCCGCGGCAGAGCTGGGACTCGCCGGCGCTCAACAACGACGTGGTGCAGCGGCGCCAGTACCGCATCGGCCTCAACCTCTTCAACAA GAAGCCGGAGAAGGGGATCCAGTACCTGATCGAGAGGGGGTTCCTGTCCGACACCCCCGTGGGCGTCGCCCACTTCATCCTGGAGAGGAAGGGCCTGAGCCGGCAGATGATCGGCGAGTTCCTGGGCAACCGCCAGAAACAGTTCAACCGCGACGTCCTCGA CTGCGTGGTGGACGAGATGGATTTCTCCGGGATGGAGCTGGACGAGGCCCTGCGGAAGTTCCAGTCCCACATCCGGGTGCAGGGGGAGGCGCAGAAGGTTGAGCGCTTGATCGAGGCCTTCAG CCAGCGCTACTGCGTGTGTAACGCGGCCCTGCTGCGCCAGTTCCGCAACCCGGACACCATCTTCATCCTGGCCTTCGCCATCATCCTCCTCAACACCGACATGTACAGCCCCAGCGTCAAGGCTGAGCGCAAGATGAAGCTCGAGGACTTCATCAAGAACCTGCGAG GGGTGGACAATGGCGAGGACATCCCCCGGGACATGCTGGTGGGCATCTACCAGCGCATCCAGAGCCGAGAACTGCGCACCAACGACGACCACGTGTCCCAGGTCCAGGCTGTCGAGCGCATGATCGTCGGCAAGAAACCG gtgctgtccctgccccaccGGCGCCTggtgtgctgctgccagctctacGAGGTGCCCGACCCCAACCGGCCCCAGCGCCTGGGGCTGCACCAGCGCGAGGTTTTCCTCTTCAACGACCTGCTGGTG GTGACGAAGATCTTCCAGAAGAAGAAGATCCTGGTGACCTACAGCTTCCGGCAGAGCTTCCCACTGGTGGAGATGCACATGCAGCTCTTCCAGAACGCCT atTACCAGTTTGGGATCAAGCTGCTGTCGGCGGCGCCGGGGGGCGAGCGCAAGGTGCTGATCGTGTTCAACGCCCCGAGCCCCCAGGACCGGCTGCGCTTCGCCAGCGACCTGCGCGAGTCGGTGGCCGAGGTGCAGGAGATGGAGAAATACCGAGTGGAGG ccgagctggagaagcagaagggcGTGGCGGGGCCGAGGGGCGCGGGCCCCCCCCGGGAGGCGCTGAACGGGCTGAGCCggagcagcctggaggaggcgTTCGGGGCCGAGGGGCTCAAACGGAGCGccctgagcagctccctgcGAGACCTGTCCGACAGCG gcAAGCGGGGCCGGCGGAACAGCGTGGGGTCCCTGGACAGCACCATCGAG GGCTCCATCATCAGCAGCCCCCGGCCGCAGGCGCGGGGGGGCCCGGGCGGGCCGGGGGGAGCCCCCGAGGGCTACAaacccccggcccggccggtCTCCAACTCCTCGTCCTTCCTGGGCTCCCTGTTTGGCAGCCGCCGCGGAAAAGGCCc accgccccccccccccggcgcggGGGGTCCCACTTCGGCCTCGGCCTCCTCATCCTCGGCTTCCTCATCTCATCACCACCACCACGCCCCCCCCGCGACCTCCCCCGAGGGTCCCTCCAAGCTGCAGGCTCTGCACGCCCAGTACTGCCACGGGCCcgggggggcggcgggcgcgggcgGGGGTCCCGGTCCCCCTCCGCCCCCCCCGTACCCGCAGCAGCCGCCCCCCCCCAgccgccccgcgcccccccCGCCGCTGCCGGCCATCGCCGCCGGGGCCCCCCCGCGATTCCACGGAGGGCCCACCCCCCCTTTGTCGGCTCCCCCCCAGCAGCACGGCCCCCCCGGCGGGGGGTTCCCCCCACCGCACCCCCATTACACCCTGCACCGGCCCGGCAAGAGGGGGGGGGCTCCGCCCGGCGCCCCCCGGCAGCCGCtgtcccccctgcccctctACAGCCCCGCGCCCGCACACCACGGGCTGTCCCACGCGTACCCCCCCGGGCCCCCCCCGCACCACCatcccccgccgccccccgcccccgccaAGCATTTCGTGTTcggggggggcggcggcggcggcggcgtgGGGGGCCCGGCCGGGGGGGCCCTGAGAGGGGGAGGCGGCGGGGCGGCACCCCCGCCccatcaccaccatcatcaccatcaccaccaccacgCGCCCCCTCCCCACTCGCCCATCCCCCCCCACCCTTCCTACCCCCCCTTGCCGCCCCCCTCTCCCCACACCCCCCTCAGCCCCCACTCACCTGCCGGCCCCACCTCGCCCCTGGCCCAGGCAGGTCAGGGTCCCCCCAAACCCAAGGGGGGGAACCGCATCAGCACGGTGGTCTGA
- the KDM5C gene encoding lysine-specific demethylase 5C, protein MDGGGAGAAGPPWPPEGVPAGSPGTPRSPRCEGWRRGSSSAQGAAGPSGGPARGGLRRGSPPPPPDGEEEPKRGRGADWGGPEPPGDAGPPRPAAAPPKAAGDEKAASAPRPPRAGGEPRGKGGGGPGKGPGGRPPGEERSPRKPPEERGARGGERPGPEDKARRPLGGPRGGAGPELRGEWGSPWLPAEPEPPEDFLPPPECPVFEPSWAEFSDPLGYIAKIRPIAEKSGICKIRPPADWQPPFAVEVDNFRFTPRIQRLNELEAQTRVKLNYLDQIAKFWEIQGSSLKIPNVERRILDLYSLSKVVMEEGGYEAICKDRRWARVAQRLSYPSGKNIGSLLRAHYERIIYPYEMYQSGANLVQCHARPFESEEKDREYKPHSIPLRQSVQPSKFNSYGRRAKRLQQEPEPTEEDIEKNPELKKLQIYGAGPKMLGLGLVAKDKTLRKKDKEGPECPPTVVVKEEPAGEPRGSPLSPGARDGREELRHSPEPCTKMTMRLRRSHSNSQFVDSYICRICSRGDEDDKLLLCDGCDDNYHIFCLLPPLPEIPKGIWRCPKCVMAECKRPPEAFGFEQATREYTLQSFGEMADAFKADYFNMPVHMVPTELVEKEFWRLVNSIEEDVTVEYGADIHSKEFGSGFPVRDGKRRLSPEEEEYAGSGWNLNVMPVLQQSVLCHINADISGMKVPWLYVGMVFSAFCWHIEDHWSYSINYLHWGEPKTWYGVPSFAAEHLEEVMKKLTPELFESQPDLLHQLVTLMNPNTLMAHGVPVVRTNQCAGEFVITFPRAYHSGFNQGYNFAEAVNFCTADWLPAGRQCIEHYRRLRRYCVFSHEELICKMAASPEKLDLNLAAAVHKEMFVLVQEERKLRKALLEKGITEAEREAFELLPDDERQCDKCKTTCFLSALACYDCPQGLVCLYHMDDLCKCPRSKQYLRYRYTLDELPAMLHKLKVRAESFDTWANKVRIALEVEDGRKRTLEELRALESEARERKFPENELLHRLKGCLGQAERCVSEALGLISSQETGVPAPALTVEELRAFLEQMNQLPCVMHQIGDVQALLERVEAFQAEARAALDVPPPGPGALQELLERGARLGVEVPEGRRLERQLAQATWLEEVTATLRSPRARVPLPVMRGLIQAGRTVAPSPAVDVAMAELQELLTIAQRWEEKAQMCLEARQKHPPATLAAIIKEAENIPALLPNIQALKEALAKARAWIADVEEIQNGDHYPCLDDLEGLVAVGRDLPVRLEELRQLEVQVGTAHSWRDKASRTFLKKNSCYTLLEVLCPCADAGSDSSKRLKWRQEPGLYRLDAESLGLSAQDLRDPGAVIVAFKEGEQKEKEGMLRLRHANAQKAAPPLPGPGPPSCVCGQPAGPGMLQCQLCRDWFHGSCVAWPRLGAQKPSPAWWEWDAKFLCPLCQRSRRPRLETILALLVALQKLPVRLPEGEALQCLTERAITWQDRARQLLASPEVAGPLERLAALRHRLHGDSDGALREASRNEQTKVSVENGDTPSPEKNGPLPSELEALSAALPRLQGPVLELAEGTRRPLEELMMEGDLLEVTLDEAQSIWRLLQATRPPPLALFRLLLELEQAERRGARARGRDPERRRKRRAERGHLPPSMAKEELEPKRSRGPEGGDPRDSPTPGPQTPGDS, encoded by the exons ATGGACG GGGGcggcgcgggggcggcggggcctcCATGGCCCCCTGAGGGGGTCCCCGCGGGCAGCCCGGGAACCCCCCGCTCCCCTCGGtgcgagggatggaggagggggagcagcagcGCGCAGGGAGCGGCTGGGCCGAGTgggggcccggcccggggggGTCTCCGCCGTGGgtccccccccccgccgcccgACGGGGAAGAGGAGCCCaagcggggccggggcgcggACTGGGGAGGGCCGGAGCCCCCCGGGGACGCGGGGCCTCCCCGGCCGGCGGCCGCGCCCCCTAAAGCGGCGGGGGACGAGAAGGCCGCGAGCGCCCCGCGCCCCCCACGGGCCGGGGGCGAGCCGCGGGGTAAAGGCGGGGGGGGACCCGGCAAAGGGCCCGGGGGGCGGCCCCCGGGAGAGGAGCGTAGCCCCCGCAAGCCTCCCGAGGAGCGCGGGGCCCGCGGAGGGGAGCGGCCCGGCCCCGAGGACAAGGCCCGGCGGCCCCTCGGGGGTccccgcggcggggccggcccggaGCTGCGCGGGGAGTGGGGGTCTCCGTGGCTGCCCGCCGAACCGGAGCCCCCCGAGGACTTTCTGCCCCCTCCCGAATGCCCGGTGTTCGAGCCCAGCTGGGCCGAGTTCAGCGACCCCCTGGGTTACATCGCCAAGATCCGCCCGATCGCCGAGAAAAGCGGCATCTGCAAGATCCGACCCCCGGCC GACTGGCAGCCCCCCTTTGCTGTTGAGGTCGACAATTTCAGGTTCACCCCTCGTATCCAGCGGCTCAATGAGCTGGAG GCACAGACCCGGGTGAAGCTGAACTACCTGGACCAGATCGCCAAATTTTGGGAgatccagggctcctccctcAAGATTCCCAACGTGGAGCGACGCATCCTCGACCTCTACAGCCTCAGCAAG GTGGTGATGGAGGAGGGTGGCTACGAGGCCATCTGCAAGGACCGCCGGTGGGCGCGGGTGGCCCAGCGCCTCTCGTACCCGTCGGGGAAGAACATTGGCTCGCTGCTGCGGGCGCACTACGAGCGCATCATCTACCCCTACGAGATGTACCAGTCTGGGGCCAACCTGGTG CAGTGCCACGCGCGGCCCTTCGAGAGCGAGGAGAAGGACCGGGAGTACAAACCCCACAGCATCCCCCTGCGCCAGTCCGTGCAGCCCTCCAAGTTCAACAGCTACGGCCGGCGTGCCAAGCGCCTGCAGCAGGAG cccgAACCCACGGAGGAGGATATCGAGAAGAACCCCGAGCTGAAGAAGCTACAGATTTATGGGGCTGGGCCCAAAATGTTGGGCTTGGGGCTGGTGGCCAAGGATAAGACTCTGAGGAAGAAAG aCAAGGAGGGCCCCGAGTGTCCCCCCACGGTGGTGGTGAAGGAGGAGCCTGCGGGGGAGCCCCGGGGGTCCCCGTTGTCCCCGGGGGCGCGGGACGGGCGCGAGGAGCTGCGCCACAGCCCCGAGCCCTGCACCAAGATGACGATGAGGCTGCGCCGCAGCCACAGCAACAGCCAGTTC GTGGATTCCTACATCTGTCGGATCTGCTCGCGGGGTGACGAGGACgacaagctgctgctgtgtgatgGCTGTGATGACAACTACCACATCTTCTGCCTGCTGCCCCCCCTGCCCGAGATCCCCAAGGGCATCTGGCGCTGCCCCAAATGCGTCATGGCG GAGTGCAAGCGGCCCCCGGAGGCGTTTGGCTTCGAGCAGGCCACGCGGGAGTACACGCTGCAGAGCTTCGGCGAGATGGCCGACGCCTTCAAGGCCGACTACTTCAACATGCCCGTGCAC ATGGTGCCCACGGAGCTGGTGGAGAAGGAGTTCTGGCGCCTGGTGAACAGCATCGAGGAGGACGTGACGGTGGAGTACGGGGCTGACATCCACTCCAAGGAGTTCGGCTCCGGCTTCCCCGTGCGCGACGGCAAACGGCGCCTGTCCCCCGAGGAGGAG gaGTACGCTGGCAGTGGCTGGAACCTGAACGTGATGCCGGTGCTGCAGCAGTCCGTGCTGTGCCACATCAACGCCGACATCTCGGGCATGAAGGTGCCCTGGCTCTACGTGGGCATGGTGTTCTCGGCCTTCTGCTGGCACATCGAGGACCACTGGAGCTACTCCATCAACTACCTCCACTG gggCGAGCCCAAGACCTGGTACGGGGTCCCGTCGTTCGCGGCCGAGCACCTGGAGGAGGTGATGAAGAAGCTGACGCCAGAGCTGTTCGAGAGCCAGCCTGACCTCCTGCACCAGCTCGTCACCCTCATGAACCCCAACACCCTCATGGCCCACGGCGTCCCC gtggtTCGGACCAACCAATGCGCCGGGGAGTTCGTCATCACCTTCCCCCGCGCCTACCACAGCGGATTTAACCAGGGTTACAACTTTGCTGAGGCTGTCAACTTCTGCACGGCCGACTGG ctccctgcaggcaggcagtGCATCGAGCACTATCGCCGCCTGCGCCGTTACTGCGTCTTCTCGCACGAGGAGCTCATCTGCAAGATGGCCGCGAGCCCCGAGAAGCTGGACCTGAACCTGGCGGCCGCCGTGCACAAGGAGATGTTCGTGCTCGTGCAGGAGGAGCGCAAGCTGCGCAAGGCCCTGCTGGAGAAG GGCATCACGGAGGCTGAGCGTGAGGCCTTCGAGCTGCTGCCCGATGACGAGCGGCAGTGTGACAAGTGCAAGACCACGTGTTTCCTGTCAGCCCTGGCCTGCTACGACTGTCCCCAGGGCCTCGTCTGCCTCTACCACATGGACGACCTCTGCAAGTGCCCCCGCAGCAAGCAGTACCTCAG gTACCGCTACACCCTGGACGAGCTGCCGGCCATGCTGCACAAGCTCAAGGTGCGCGCAGAGTCCTTCGACACCTGGGCCAACAAGGTGCGCATCGCCCTCGAGGTGGAGGACGGCCGCAAGCGCA CGCTGGAGGAGCTGCGGGCGCTGGAGTCGGAGGCGCGGGAGCGCAAGTTCCCCGAGAACGAGCTGCTGCACCGCCTCAAGGGCTGCCTGGGCCAGGCCGAGCGCTGCGTGTCCGAGGCCCTGGGGCTCATCAGCTCTCAGGAGACAGG GGTCCCCGCGCCAGCGCTGACCGTGGAGGAGCTGAGGGCGTTCCTGGAGCAGATGAACCAACTGCCCTGTGTCATGCACCAGATCGGGGATGTGCAG GCTCTGCTGGAGCGGGTGGAAGCGTTCCAGGCGGAGGCACGGGCGGCTCTGGACGTTCCTCCCCCGGGCCccggggctctgcaggagctgctggagcgaGGGGCCCGGCTGGGCGTGGAGGTGCCCGAGGGCCGGCGGCTGGAGCGGCAGCTGGCCCAGGCCACGTGGCTGGAGGAGGTGACGGCCACCCTGAGGTCCCCCCGTGCCCGCGTGCCCCTGCCCGTCATGCGTGGCCTCATCCAGGCCGGCCGCACCGTGGCCCCCAGCCCCGCCGTGGACGTGGCCATGGCCGAGCTGCAGGAGTTGCTGACCATCGCCCAGCGCTGGGAGGAGAAGGCCCAGATGTGCCTCGAGGCCAG GCAGAAGCACCCCCCGGCCACGCTGGCTGCCATCATCAAGGAGGCCGAGAACATCCCAGCGCTGCTGCCCAACATCCAGGCCCTGAAGGAGGCCCTGGCCAAGGCCCGCGCCTGGATCGCCGACGTGGAGGAGATCCAG aACGGTGACCACTACCCGTGCCTGGATGACCTGGAGGGGCTGGTGGCCGTGGGCCGGGACCTGCCGGTGCGGCTGGAGGAGCTGCGGCAGCTCGAGGTGCAGGTCGGCACCGCGCACTCCTGGCGGGACAAGGCCTCCCGCACCTTCCTCAAGAAGAACTCCTGCTACACCCTGCTCGAG gtgctGTGTCCCTGCGCCGACGCCGGCTCAGACAGCAGCAAGAGGCTCAAGTGGCGGCAGGAGCCGGGGCTGTACCGGCTGGACGCCGAGAGCTTGGGGCTGTCAGCGCAGGACCTGCGGGACCCCGGTGCTGTG ATCGTGGCATTCAAGGAGGGCgagcagaaggagaaggagggcATGCTGCGGCTCCGCCACGCCAACGCCCAGAAAGCCGCGCCACCCCTGCCAGGCCCGGGGCCACCATCCTGCGTGTGTGGGCAACCGGCAGGGCCGGGcatgctgcagtgccagctctgccgGGATTGGTTCCACGGCTCCTGCGTGGCCTGGCCCCGCCTGGGTGCCCAGAAACCCTCACCGGCCTGGTGGGAGTGGGACGCCAAGTTCCTGTGCCCGCTGTGCCAGCGCTCGCGGCGGCCGCGCCTCGAGACCATCCTGGCGCTGCTGGTGGCCCTGCAGAAGCTGCCGGTGAGGCTGCCCGAGGGCGAGGCCCTGCAGTGCCTCACCGAGCGAGCCATCACCTGGCAGGATCGTGCCCGCCAGCTCCTGGCATCCCCCGAGGTGGCCGGGCCCCTGGAGCGCCTGGCGGCCCTGCGGCACCGGCTGCACGGGGACAGCGACGGCGCCCTGCGCGAGGCCAGCCGCAACGAGCAGACCAAG GTGTCAGTGGAGAACGGGGACACCCCCAGCCCGGAGAAGAACGGCCCCCTGCCCTCAG AGCTGGAGGCGCTGAGCGCGGCGCTGCCGCGGCTGCAGGGCCCGGTGCTGGAGCTGGCCGAGGGGACGCGGCGGCCGCTGGAGGAGCTGATGATGGAGGGAGATCTGCTGGAGGTGACGCTGGACGAGGCCCAGAGCAtctggaggctgctgcaggCCACGCGCCCGCCCCCGCTGGCCCTGTTCCGCCTGCTGCTCGAG ctggAGCAGGCGGAGCGCCGGGGGGCTCGAGCCCGCGGCAGGGACCCCGAAAGGCGCCGGAAGCGCCGGGCGGAGCGGGGGCACCTCCCCCCTTCCATGGccaaggaggagctggagccaaAGAGGAGTCGGGGACCCGAGGGGGGGGACCCCCGGGACAGCCCCACACCCGGGCCCCAGACCCCAGGG GACTCGTGA